ACCGTCTCACGGACGACGATCGCGGAAAGGCGTTCGTCGAGATGTCGGGCCGAAAGGGCCTCGGCGTCAAGGCGAACGACCTGCTCGAGCTGCTGGTCCGCGAAGCGCGGAAACGCGCCGTCGGGAACGAACTCGAAGCGCCTCCATCAGACGGCGCCTGGTTGTCCATTCCCGAGGCGATCGCGGTGGGCGCGCTTCGTTACTTCATGCTCAAGTTCGGCCGCAACAAGGTGATCGCCTTCGACTTCGACGAGGCGCTCAATTTTGAGGGGGACAGCGGCCCCTATCTCCAGTACTCGTCCGTCCGCGTCGAGAACATCCTGCGGAAGCTCCGCGACCGCAGACTTCCCGCGGACGTCGACGCCGCGGCGCTCGGCGAGGAGGCGTGGGAGGACGATCTCTGGGAGATTTTCGTCGAGACCGCGCGGATCGACGAGGTCGTCGCGCGCGCGGTCGAAACCCTCGAGATCGCGGCCGTCGCGCGCCACGCCTACGCGCTCGCCCAGGCGTTCTCGCGCTTCTACCACCGGCATCCGATCGCGTCGGAAGAGGACGCCCGGGTGCGGAACCGCCGGCTCGCCGCGGCCCTCGCGTTCCGGGCCGGGCTCGCGCGCCTGTTATCCCTTCTCGGAATTCCGTCGCCGGAAAAGATGTGACAGCACGCCCGGCGCCCGCGGGGATGCGAAGCGGGCGAGCATCGGGGCCGTCGCGAGCAGCACTTTTCCGATCTTCCAGCCGCTCCGGACCTTCGTCCAGCGCATCAGGACCGCGGCGCCGAGCAGGAAGAGCCCTCCCCACTTGAGGGAGGCGCCCGCCGTTTCGACCCCCGCGACGGTTTCCGAGGAGATCCGGGCGGTCGCGCTCTCGAGCTCCCGCCACGAAGCGCCGAGGCGGACGCGTTCGCGATCGCCGGCCGCGACGAGATCTTCGAGATCGGCCTTCACGATTCCGGCCCCGTGAAAGCGTCGAAATCCCGGCGGAGCTCCTCCGCGGTGCGAGGGAACGAAGGACCCGCCATTCCCCGCCACGCCACGACGGCCAGACCGGCGGCCGCCAGCACGCACACGCCGAACACGGCGAAGATGGCCCCGACGAGCGTTCCCCACCAGGCATAGAGCGCGGCCACGAGTCCCGCGACGAGCAGGGCGGACGCGAGCACCGTCAGCGTCAGCGCGACGACGAGCATCACGACGCGGAGGGCGGTTCCCTTCGCCCACGCCCCCGCCTCGCGGCGGAACATCTGCCATCGGAGGGAGGCGAGCGATCGGGCCGAGCGGGCGAATGCCGCAGCGGCGCGTTTCCAGTGACCCCAGCTTCCGGACGCCGGTTCCGGCGTCTCCGGTTCTTCCACGGCGGCGTCGATCAGTCGCGCGACGCGATCCCGGCCGCGATCACCGCGATCGCGGCCGCGCCGATCACCCATTTCCACGCCGACCGCCGGCGGTGCGGCCTGCCGGCGACCAGCGGAACGCCGTACTCCTTTGCGAGGTGCACGCCGCGCTCCGCGGCGAGCGCCAGGAGGGCGGCCGCGTGCCGTTTCGCGTCGTCCAGGAGCTGTTCTCCGCGCGACACCGCCTCCTCCCGGAGAACTCCCCAGGACTCGGCGAAGTCCTCGTTTCCATCCTTCAGCGATTTCGACGCTTCGCTCAGGACCGCCTGCCAGGTGTTCATCGTGGCCTCCCCGGTCGCAACCGGCTTCTATCCTACTCCGGCCGGGCAGGGAGCAAAAAGAGCGCCACGGGAGCGGGCGCGTCGGCTGCTCCCCCGCCCCCGGGGCGCCCCTCGCCCGATTCGATCGGGATCAAGACCGGGCCGGGGGTTCTCCGGCGCCGAGGACGGCGTCCAGGACGGAGATCGGGATCGCGCGCTCGGCCGCGGCCGCATCGGCGAGATCGACGGAATCGACCGCGAGCGCGACGAAATCCGTTCCCCTCCGGATCGCGACGGCGGCCTGCCGCGTCGACGGGTCTCGTCGGCCGGGGTCGACCAGCGCGAGGCGGCCCCGGGGCATCACGAGCTCACCCTCCCGAACCTCGCGGACGGGGGCGACGAAGCCGACTCGCTCCGCCGGAATGAAGTATTCGGTCCCGTCGACGCGAACGACGAGGCCGGCGGCGCTCACGCGTCGGCCAGGCGGAACCGCGAGATCTCCCGCTCGAGCGCGTCGATCTCGGTCTGGAGCTCCTCGACCGCCGCGCTCACCGCGGACGCGGTCTGCGTGTTCTCTCCGCTCTGGCGGCGGACGCCCGAGATCAGCTCCACGAGACGGGCCGATTCGGCCTTCTGGCGCTCCGTCGAGGAAAGGACCTCGCGGATCCGCGCGAGCGTGCTCTCCGCCGCCTGCGCGATCGAGTCGCCGGCATTCTTCTGCTCGCGAAGAGCTCCCTTGATCGACGCGGAGCGTTCCCGCATCGACGCCACCGCGTTCTCGACGTGCCGCCCTCCCGCCTTCTGCTGGGAGATCGCGGACGCGATCTGCCCGATCTGCTCGCGGACCCGGTCGATCGCGGTCGCGACGCGGTGCGAGCCGTCGCTCTGTTCCGCCGTCGCGCGCGCGATCTCGGCGGCGGCCTCGCTCGCCTGCCGCGACCGCTCGAGAATCTTCCCGAGGCGCTCGCCGGCGCTCTGGGAGCGCGCGGATCCGTCCTCCACGCGGCGGACCAGCTCCTTGGTCGAATCGGAGAGAACCGAGACCTCGTTCTGCATTCCGGAGAGCAGCTCGCCGATCTCCGACGCCCCGGCGGAGGCGCGCTCCGAGAGCGCGCGGATCTCGGCGGCGACGACCGCGAAACCCTTGCCCTCCTCGCCCGCCTGCGCCGCGAGGATCGCGGCGTTCAAGGCCAGGAGATGGGTCTCCCCCGCCACTTCCTCGATCATCCGGACGATCTTCCCCACTTCGCGGGACCGTTCGCCGAGGGTCGTCATCCGCGCGGAGTCGGCCCGGACCGCCTCGCGGACGGCCGACATCGCGGAGACCGTCTGCATCACCGCCTCCTGTCCCCCCTGCGCGTCGTGGGCCGCGCCCTCGGAGAGCTGGGCGCTCTTGCGGGCGCTCTCGCGAACCTGCCGGATCGAGGCGTCGATCAGCGTCATCGACGCCGCCGTCTCCCCGGCGAAGGCGCTCAGGCTCTCGACCGACTGATCGATCGACGCGATCGACTGGGCCATCTCCACCGCCGCCGTCGAGGTTTCTTCGATCGACGCGTGCAGGGCGTCCATGTGCTGGGAGACCTCCTCCAGGGACGCGGCCATCTCGAGGATCGACGAACCGGTCTCCTCCGCGGAGGCGGAGAGGTCCTCCATCCGCTCCCCGATCACGCGCGTGTCGCCGTCCGACTTCTCGATCGAGGCCGAGGCCTGGTCGACGATCTCGTTCTGCGCCTCGGCGCGGACCGCGACCGCCTGCGAATCGCGGCGGATCCCGCCGGCCACCTCGCGCACACGGCGCTGGCCCGAGAGGATCTTCCGGGCGATTCCGGCGAGCCCCTCCGCCATCGTGTTGAAGGATGCGGCGAGCACTCCGATCTCGTTTCGGTGCGGCGTCTCGATCCGACGGCTGAGATCCCCCGAAGCCAGATGCTCGGCCGACCGGGCGATCAGCGTGAGGGGCCGGATCATCACGCGGGTCGCGACGACGATCGCCGCGACGCCGACGGCGAGCACGAGGAGCGTGAGGAGGATCCCTCCTCCCCAGAGCGTCCGTTTCACCTCGTTCCAGTCGTGGGAGTTCAGGACGACCCGCAGCGTGCCCACGATCGCCGTCCGCCGGAAGTTGTCCGCTTCGCCGCGATCCACCCCGGCCGCGACCAGAGCGTCGGTGCCGATGCGCCCGAGCTCGCCCCGGCTCGTCACGCCGAGGCGATCGAGCACCCGCGCGGCGGTCGGCGTGTCCGCGACCGGCGCCGAGAACAGGAACTCTCCTTCGGGGAGTCTTCCCGGCCGGACGAGCGCGGCCGGCCGCCGGGCGGGATCGCTCTGGCCGAGGAGCTTCCCGTCGGCGTCGAGGAACTCCGCGTAGTCGACCGCCGGGTTCAGGAGGAGCGACTGGGCGATGTCGCGCAGATTCGCTTCGAGCCGGAAGTCGAGGTAGTAGCCGCTGCCGGCGGCGGCGGTCTTCACGAGCGAGGTCCCCTCGCGCCGAAGCCGCCCGAGAAAGGCGCGCCGCGCGATGAGGTTGAAGAAGACCAGGTAGGCGATCGCGGAGAGGAAGAGGAGGAGCGTCACTCCCGCGACGAGCTCCGTCGTCATCGACGCGCTCCGGCCGCGGCGGGCGAACGGGTCGACCGGGCTCACGCGGAGCGCTTCCGGGCGGCCCGGTTCGGGCGGTCGCGGCGAAGCCGCCGGATCGGCGAGAGTCGGTTCACGGTCATTTCGCCCGGGCTCTTGGGGCCGAGGATATCAGAGTTCGACGCGCGCCCCCTGGAGGTCGGGGGACGCCGCGAAGAGCGCGCCGCCCGGAATTTCGCCGAGCGCCCGGGCGATCCGCTCGCGCGCCGTTTCGGGCCCGAGGACGATCATCACGCCGCCGCCCCCCGCGCCGCACGCCTTGGCTCCCCAGGCCCCCGCGGCCGCCGCGCGGCGTTCCGCCTCCTCGAGGAGCGGGGTCGAAACGCGCGGAGAGAGGCGCTTCCGGAACGACCATTCCCTTCCGAGCGCCCGCCCCATCGCCTCCGGGTCTCCGGCGTCGAGCGCGGCGGCCATCTCGTCGGCGGCGTCGCGGATGCCGGCGAGAAGACCCGTCACCTCGGGATCACCGTCGATCCGGGCCTTGTAGATTTCCCAGTTGTTGAGGCCGGAGGAGTGCGGTCGTCCCGAGTCGAAGAGGACGAGGGACCGCGCGAAGCGGCCGACGTCGGCGGGAACGCTCCGCATCGATCGCGAGCCCGGGCCGTACCGGATCGCGTGGAAACCGCCGCGGAGCGCGGGGACGTAGTCCTGGGTCCCCGCCGGCCGGCCCAGCACCCGGGTCTCCACGTCGCGGCAAAGATCGATCGCCCGCTCCGCCTCGAGCTCGGCGCCGGCGAGCGCGCCGAGCGCGGAGACGGCGGCGACGAGGAGCGCCGACGAGCCGCCC
This genomic interval from Thermoanaerobaculia bacterium contains the following:
- a CDS encoding phage holin family protein, translating into MEEPETPEPASGSWGHWKRAAAAFARSARSLASLRWQMFRREAGAWAKGTALRVVMLVVALTLTVLASALLVAGLVAALYAWWGTLVGAIFAVFGVCVLAAAGLAVVAWRGMAGPSFPRTAEELRRDFDAFTGPES
- a CDS encoding HAMP domain-containing methyl-accepting chemotaxis protein; the protein is MSPVDPFARRGRSASMTTELVAGVTLLLFLSAIAYLVFFNLIARRAFLGRLRREGTSLVKTAAAGSGYYLDFRLEANLRDIAQSLLLNPAVDYAEFLDADGKLLGQSDPARRPAALVRPGRLPEGEFLFSAPVADTPTAARVLDRLGVTSRGELGRIGTDALVAAGVDRGEADNFRRTAIVGTLRVVLNSHDWNEVKRTLWGGGILLTLLVLAVGVAAIVVATRVMIRPLTLIARSAEHLASGDLSRRIETPHRNEIGVLAASFNTMAEGLAGIARKILSGQRRVREVAGGIRRDSQAVAVRAEAQNEIVDQASASIEKSDGDTRVIGERMEDLSASAEETGSSILEMAASLEEVSQHMDALHASIEETSTAAVEMAQSIASIDQSVESLSAFAGETAASMTLIDASIRQVRESARKSAQLSEGAAHDAQGGQEAVMQTVSAMSAVREAVRADSARMTTLGERSREVGKIVRMIEEVAGETHLLALNAAILAAQAGEEGKGFAVVAAEIRALSERASAGASEIGELLSGMQNEVSVLSDSTKELVRRVEDGSARSQSAGERLGKILERSRQASEAAAEIARATAEQSDGSHRVATAIDRVREQIGQIASAISQQKAGGRHVENAVASMRERSASIKGALREQKNAGDSIAQAAESTLARIREVLSSTERQKAESARLVELISGVRRQSGENTQTASAVSAAVEELQTEIDALEREISRFRLADA